A window of Hevea brasiliensis isolate MT/VB/25A 57/8 chromosome 14, ASM3005281v1, whole genome shotgun sequence contains these coding sequences:
- the LOC110651071 gene encoding pentatricopeptide repeat-containing protein At2g29760, chloroplastic isoform X2: MRFHTFTTQKPYFYPIFQQLKLPDSLKTCYFNLAGSIYCKSGPPSFISLSTLLQGPIPHGHLLQIHARVFRLHAHQDNLIATRLIGHYPSHLALRVFDQLQGPNLFPFNAIIRVFAYEAVYAKCFKDLASARLLFDEMPDKGVVCCWTSLIAGFAQSGQSEEVLRLFCVMMVREKLRPENDTMVSVLSACSNLEIFQIEKWVTALSEFTNGIESKTSSCDSLNNVLVYLYGKWGKIEKSRERFDDISCNGKRSVLPWNSMINAYVQNGFPLEALSLFRLMAENPTCRPNHVTMVSVLSACAQIGDLELGKWVHDYLKSKGSKGVLEFNTFLSTSLIDMYSKCGSLDKAKEVFNQMVSKDVVSFNTMIMGLAINGEGMEAVKLFSTMQEFGLHPNAGTFLGLLWACSHSGLSDEGRKIFRDMSSSFVILPKLEHYACYIDLLARNGHLEEAIKVATSMPFKPNNFVWGALLGGCLLHSKPDMAKLVYKRFLEVDPANSAGYVMLANVFAVDHRWSDVSALRWFMKEKGVKKQPGCSWISINGVVHEFLVGSPLHPQIESIHHMLHGLVKDMKIASPPEMPKLEL; this comes from the exons ATGAGATTTCACACTTTCACGACTCAAAAACCTTACTTTTATCCAATCTTTCAACAACTTAAACTTCCAGACTCCTTGAAAACCTGCTACTTCAACCTTGCCGGTTCTATCTATTGCAAATCAGGTCCTCCTAGCTTCATTAGTCTCTCTACTCTCTTGCAAGGTCCCATTCCACATGGCCATCTCCTTCAAATCCATGCCAGAGTCTTCCGTCTCCATGCACACCAAGACAACTTGATAGCAACTCGTCTTATTGGCCATTACCCATCTCATCTTGCTCTTCGCGTTTTTGATCAACTGCAGGGACCCAATTTGTTTCCGTTTAACGCCATTATCAGAGTCTTCGCATATGAAG CTGTTTATGCTAAGTGCTTTAAAGATTTGGCCTCTGCCCGTTTGTTGTTTGATGAAATGCCTGACAAAGGTGTGGTTTGTTGTTGGACTTCTTTGATTGCTGGTTTTGCTCAGTCTGGTCAATCTGAGGAAGTTTTGAGGCTCTTCTGTGTGATGATGGTTAGGGAGAAGTTGAGGCCCGAGAATGATACAATGGTCAGTGTTTTGTCAGCATGTTCGAACCTTGAGATCTTCCAAATTGAGAAATGGGTAACTGCTTTATCAGAATTCACTAACGGTATTGAATCCAAGACTTCTAGTTGTGATTCACTCAACAATGTTCTTGTTTATTTGTATGGAAAATGGGGAAAGATTGAAAAGAGTAGGGAAAGATTTGATGATATTTcttgtaatggaaaaagaagtgTACTTCCTTGGAATTCTATGATAAATGCATACGTTCAAAATGGTTTCCCTTTGGAGGCTTTGAGTCTTTTTCGATTAATGGCGGAGAATCCTACTTGTAGACCCAACCATGTCACAATGGTTAGCGTGCTTTCAGCTTGTGCTCAAATTGGTGATCTAGAGCTTGGAAAGTGGGTTCATGATTACTTGAAATCTAAAGGAAGCAAAGGTGTTCTAGAATTCAACACATTCCTATCAACTTCATTGATAGACATGTACTCTAAATGTGGGAGTTTGGACAAGGCAAAGGAGGTTTTCAACCAGATGGTTTCCAAAGATGTTGTCTCGTTCAATACCATGATAATGGGTCTTGCTATAAATGGTGAAGGGATGGAGGCAGTTAAACTTTTCTCCACTATGCAAGAGTTTGGTTTACATCCCAATGCTGGAACATTCCTTGGCCTTTTATGGGCATGCAGCCACTCAGGATTATCAGATGAAGGACGAAAGATTTTCCGAGACATGAGCTCAAGCTTTGTTATCCTTCCTAAATTAGAACATTATGCTTGCTATATTGATCTTCTTGCACGAAATGGCCATTTGGAAGAAGCAATCAAGGTTGCTACCTCAATGCCTTTTAAGCCTAATAATTTTGTGTGGGGAGCATTGCTTGGTGGTTGCCTGCTCCATTCTAAACCAGATATGGCTAAACTTGTTTACAAGAGGTTTCTTGAAGTAGACCCAGCTAATTCTGCAGGCTATGTGATGTTGGCTAATGTATTTGCAGTTGATCATCGATGGAGTGATGTATCAGCACTGAGGTGGTTTATGAAGGAGAAAGGAGTCAAGAAACAGCCTGGATGTAGTTGGATCAGCATTAATGGAGTTGTCCATGAATTTCTAGTGGGATCCCCATTGCATCCCCAAATTGAGAGCATACATCATATGTTGCATGGATTGGTTAAGGATATGAAGATTGCAAGTCCCCCGGAAATGCCAAAGCTAGAGTTATAA
- the LOC110651071 gene encoding pentatricopeptide repeat-containing protein At3g29230 isoform X1 gives MRFHTFTTQKPYFYPIFQQLKLPDSLKTCYFNLAGSIYCKSGPPSFISLSTLLQGPIPHGHLLQIHARVFRLHAHQDNLIATRLIGHYPSHLALRVFDQLQGPNLFPFNAIIRVFAYEGHFHDSFFLFRRLKRQSLSPNDLTFSFILKACFGAKYVVYVQQVHTHILKVGLITDPFVCNGLVAVYAKCFKDLASARLLFDEMPDKGVVCCWTSLIAGFAQSGQSEEVLRLFCVMMVREKLRPENDTMVSVLSACSNLEIFQIEKWVTALSEFTNGIESKTSSCDSLNNVLVYLYGKWGKIEKSRERFDDISCNGKRSVLPWNSMINAYVQNGFPLEALSLFRLMAENPTCRPNHVTMVSVLSACAQIGDLELGKWVHDYLKSKGSKGVLEFNTFLSTSLIDMYSKCGSLDKAKEVFNQMVSKDVVSFNTMIMGLAINGEGMEAVKLFSTMQEFGLHPNAGTFLGLLWACSHSGLSDEGRKIFRDMSSSFVILPKLEHYACYIDLLARNGHLEEAIKVATSMPFKPNNFVWGALLGGCLLHSKPDMAKLVYKRFLEVDPANSAGYVMLANVFAVDHRWSDVSALRWFMKEKGVKKQPGCSWISINGVVHEFLVGSPLHPQIESIHHMLHGLVKDMKIASPPEMPKLEL, from the coding sequence ATGAGATTTCACACTTTCACGACTCAAAAACCTTACTTTTATCCAATCTTTCAACAACTTAAACTTCCAGACTCCTTGAAAACCTGCTACTTCAACCTTGCCGGTTCTATCTATTGCAAATCAGGTCCTCCTAGCTTCATTAGTCTCTCTACTCTCTTGCAAGGTCCCATTCCACATGGCCATCTCCTTCAAATCCATGCCAGAGTCTTCCGTCTCCATGCACACCAAGACAACTTGATAGCAACTCGTCTTATTGGCCATTACCCATCTCATCTTGCTCTTCGCGTTTTTGATCAACTGCAGGGACCCAATTTGTTTCCGTTTAACGCCATTATCAGAGTCTTCGCATATGAAGGTCATTTCCACGACTCTTTCTTTCTCTTCCGTAGATTAAAACGGCAGTCCCTTTCCCCTAATGACTTGACCTTTTCGTTTATCTTGAAGGCGTGTTTTGGTGCCAAATATGTGGTTTATGTGCAACAAGTTCATACCCACATCTTAAAAGTTGGTCTTATTACTGATCCTTTTGTTTGCAATGGTCTTGTAGCTGTTTATGCTAAGTGCTTTAAAGATTTGGCCTCTGCCCGTTTGTTGTTTGATGAAATGCCTGACAAAGGTGTGGTTTGTTGTTGGACTTCTTTGATTGCTGGTTTTGCTCAGTCTGGTCAATCTGAGGAAGTTTTGAGGCTCTTCTGTGTGATGATGGTTAGGGAGAAGTTGAGGCCCGAGAATGATACAATGGTCAGTGTTTTGTCAGCATGTTCGAACCTTGAGATCTTCCAAATTGAGAAATGGGTAACTGCTTTATCAGAATTCACTAACGGTATTGAATCCAAGACTTCTAGTTGTGATTCACTCAACAATGTTCTTGTTTATTTGTATGGAAAATGGGGAAAGATTGAAAAGAGTAGGGAAAGATTTGATGATATTTcttgtaatggaaaaagaagtgTACTTCCTTGGAATTCTATGATAAATGCATACGTTCAAAATGGTTTCCCTTTGGAGGCTTTGAGTCTTTTTCGATTAATGGCGGAGAATCCTACTTGTAGACCCAACCATGTCACAATGGTTAGCGTGCTTTCAGCTTGTGCTCAAATTGGTGATCTAGAGCTTGGAAAGTGGGTTCATGATTACTTGAAATCTAAAGGAAGCAAAGGTGTTCTAGAATTCAACACATTCCTATCAACTTCATTGATAGACATGTACTCTAAATGTGGGAGTTTGGACAAGGCAAAGGAGGTTTTCAACCAGATGGTTTCCAAAGATGTTGTCTCGTTCAATACCATGATAATGGGTCTTGCTATAAATGGTGAAGGGATGGAGGCAGTTAAACTTTTCTCCACTATGCAAGAGTTTGGTTTACATCCCAATGCTGGAACATTCCTTGGCCTTTTATGGGCATGCAGCCACTCAGGATTATCAGATGAAGGACGAAAGATTTTCCGAGACATGAGCTCAAGCTTTGTTATCCTTCCTAAATTAGAACATTATGCTTGCTATATTGATCTTCTTGCACGAAATGGCCATTTGGAAGAAGCAATCAAGGTTGCTACCTCAATGCCTTTTAAGCCTAATAATTTTGTGTGGGGAGCATTGCTTGGTGGTTGCCTGCTCCATTCTAAACCAGATATGGCTAAACTTGTTTACAAGAGGTTTCTTGAAGTAGACCCAGCTAATTCTGCAGGCTATGTGATGTTGGCTAATGTATTTGCAGTTGATCATCGATGGAGTGATGTATCAGCACTGAGGTGGTTTATGAAGGAGAAAGGAGTCAAGAAACAGCCTGGATGTAGTTGGATCAGCATTAATGGAGTTGTCCATGAATTTCTAGTGGGATCCCCATTGCATCCCCAAATTGAGAGCATACATCATATGTTGCATGGATTGGTTAAGGATATGAAGATTGCAAGTCCCCCGGAAATGCCAAAGCTAGAGTTATAA